ACATCACTCATTTCTCAGCGCGATCGCGCAGGGGACGATCTGCGGGCTAGGTATCGATGGATATCGGTTTGCCATCGACTTTGCGCTTAAAAAACGTTAATCTACGCGATCTGCACGCATTTAGCGCGGCGATAGGCTCTTGGACATCACCGCATCACTCATAAAACAAACTACATTCCTAGGGGTTTTACATGGATCTACGAAAACTCAAGACCTTGATCGACCTGGTCGCCGAATCGGATATCGCAGAGCTGGAAGTTACCGAAGGCGAAAGCAAGGTTCGCATCGTCAAATCGTCGGCCATGCCGCAAAACCAGATGGTCATGATGCAGCCGCAAGGCATGCAAGCGCAATACCAGCCAGCCGCGCCAGCCGCCGCTCCCGCTGCGGCACCTGCCGTCGTGGTCGCCGCCGAGCCAACGGGCTATGTGGTCAAGTCGCCGATGGTCGGCACCTTCTATCGTTCCTCCGCTCCTGGCAGCGCCGCCTATGTTGAAGTGGGCTCGACCGTCAAGGAAGGTGATACCCTGTGCATCATCGAAGCGATGAAGCTGCTGAATGAAATCGACTCCGATAAAGCCGGCGTCGTGACCCAGATCCTGGTCGAAAACGGCCAACCGGTCGAATTCGGTCAACCCTTGTTTGTGATCGGCTAAAACCCAGTCCACACGGCCGGCAACGGCCGTTTGCAGTTTTAGCCCCTCACACTTGTTGTTTCGCCGGCTCGCCGGCTCTCACAGACATACGCGAACCTACCATGTTTGAAAAAATCCTGATTGCCAACCGTGGTGAAATTGCCCTCCGTATTCAGCGCGCCTGCCGCGAAATGGGCATTAAAACGGTTGTAGTCCACTCCGAAGCCGACAAGGACGCGAAATACGTCAAGCTGGCCGACGAATCCGTTTGTATCGGCCCGGCACAGTCGACCCTGAGCTACCTGAACATGCCCGCCATCATCAGCGCCGCTGAAGTGACGGATGCGCAAGCGATTCACCCAGGCTATGGCTTCCTGTCGGAAAATGCCGACTTTGCCGAACGCGTCGAGAAATCGGGCTTCGTCTTCATCGGTCCCCGCTCCGAATCGATCCGCCTGATGGGCGATAAAGTATCGGCCAAGCAAACCATGATCAAGGCTGGCGTACCGTGCGTACCCGGCTCCGAAGGCGCGTTGCCGGACGATCCGAAAGCGATCGTGCAAATTGCCCGCAAGATCGGCTACCCGGTCATCATCAAGGCCGCCGGCGGCGGTGGCGGACGCGGCATGCGCGTGGTGCACACGGAAGCGGCCCTGATCAACGCCGTGGCGATGACCAAGACGGAAGCGGGCACCGCTTTCGGCAACCCTGAAGTGTATATGGAGAAGTACCTGGAAAATCCGCGCCACGTGGAAATCCAGATCCTCGCCGACGAACACAAGAACGCCGTCTGGCTGGGCGAGCGCGACTGCTCCATGCAGCGCCGCCACCAGAAAGTGATCGAAGAAGCACCGGCGCCGGGCATCCCGCGCAAACTGATCGAGAAAATTGGCGACCGTTGCGCCGAAGCATGCCGCAAGATCGGCTACCGCGGCGCCGGCACGTTTGAATTCCTGTACGAAAACGGCGAGTTCTATTTCATTGAAATGAATACCCGCGTGCAAGTGGAGCATCCCGTCACCGAGATGATCACCGGCATCGACATCGTGCAAGAACAGATCCGCATCGCCGCCGGCGAAAAACTGCGTTTCCGCCAGCGCGACGTCTTGCTGTCGGGTCACGCCATCGAGTGCCGCATCAATGCGGAAGACCCGTTCAAGTTCACGCCATCGCCAGGCAAGATCGTGTCCTGGCATGCGCCGGGCGGCCCTGGCATCCGCGTCGACTCGCACGCCTACGCCGGCTACTATGTGCCGCCGCATTACGACTCGATGATCGGCAAAGTGATCGCTTACGGCGCCACGCGCGAACAAGCGATCCGCCGCATGCAGATCGCCCTGTCCGAAATGGTGGTCGAAGGCATCAACACGAATATCGCCCTGCACCGCGAACTGATGATCGACGCGCGCTTCATCGAAGGCGGCACCAACATTCACTATCTGGAACAGAAGCTGGCCGACATGCCGGACCTGGGCAAGAACCTGAATGGCGGC
This window of the Janthinobacterium agaricidamnosum genome carries:
- the accB gene encoding acetyl-CoA carboxylase biotin carboxyl carrier protein, producing MDLRKLKTLIDLVAESDIAELEVTEGESKVRIVKSSAMPQNQMVMMQPQGMQAQYQPAAPAAAPAAAPAVVVAAEPTGYVVKSPMVGTFYRSSAPGSAAYVEVGSTVKEGDTLCIIEAMKLLNEIDSDKAGVVTQILVENGQPVEFGQPLFVIG
- the accC gene encoding acetyl-CoA carboxylase biotin carboxylase subunit, whose protein sequence is MFEKILIANRGEIALRIQRACREMGIKTVVVHSEADKDAKYVKLADESVCIGPAQSTLSYLNMPAIISAAEVTDAQAIHPGYGFLSENADFAERVEKSGFVFIGPRSESIRLMGDKVSAKQTMIKAGVPCVPGSEGALPDDPKAIVQIARKIGYPVIIKAAGGGGGRGMRVVHTEAALINAVAMTKTEAGTAFGNPEVYMEKYLENPRHVEIQILADEHKNAVWLGERDCSMQRRHQKVIEEAPAPGIPRKLIEKIGDRCAEACRKIGYRGAGTFEFLYENGEFYFIEMNTRVQVEHPVTEMITGIDIVQEQIRIAAGEKLRFRQRDVLLSGHAIECRINAEDPFKFTPSPGKIVSWHAPGGPGIRVDSHAYAGYYVPPHYDSMIGKVIAYGATREQAIRRMQIALSEMVVEGINTNIALHRELMIDARFIEGGTNIHYLEQKLADMPDLGKNLNGGSPSIAKKSEIKAGA